AGCAAAAATGGAAAGAGTAAAAAACTGGTTAAAATTGTTCTATTTtcctagaataaaatatttatttcggAGCCTCTAAATTCTGCTTATTGGTCAGCCCAAAGACTATGCCTCTCTCTCCCTAAAGACCCCCGTCTAACCTATCAGGCCACAGGAGTATAGGCTGGGTCACTGGAAAACTTGGACTTCACCTAAACAAGTAGCCACCCGCCGCCCCTTTCAGCTGTGCCCCTACTCACTTTCTGGCAATGGAGAGCAGCCATCGGAGTCTcattggaaaagaggaaataaatcaaagaggactTGCATGGGGTGTGGGTGAGACTTAGAGGAAGGATTAAATtaaacacagaaacagaacaacTAGCTTTGCTACTCAGAATTTCACCTTCTGGTTCGTCTGGTGTTCGGTCTTTGACTCAGTTCCTGTGTGTAGGGCTGGGCGATAGTAATAACGTGgtgctcttttttctcttccttgggggtgggagggggggatgaAGCTGCAGAACACGACTCTCCGAAGTTAAATttctaaagcatttttttctttgcttttgttctgttttgttttcgtttGTCTTTATTTGTCTAGTTTTTGGTGGTTGGTAGGTTTTTTTTGTACATAGCTCCTTGGTCCCCAGGAGATTTTGATAAGTGTCTCTGGTCAAAAACAGTTTCCCTACCCTTCCCGagtctccccccaccctcacccccagagcCATCCTGCTCCTCAGAACCCCTCCTCCAGTCTCCGCTTTCCTTCCCCCGACTCCCCACTCTCACAAACGCTCCCTCGTCTCCCCCCCGCCCTTCTCTCCGGTGTCCACACCCGGCACCCCAGTCCTCCAAGCTGGGGAGGGTAAGGGCAGGGAGAGCAGAGACGAGGTGGAGGCGAGCGCTCGAGGAGGGACTCCCCAAATGCAAGCAGGACAACGGACACTAAATCCGGGGGGAAACAGGCCCGGGGAAAGCCCCCCGAAATGCCCCTTCGGCTCCCCGCTCTGCCCCGCCCGGTACACCTCCCATCCCCCTCAGTAAGTGGCGGAGAATTTCATCCgcttctgcttctgtctctggTTGCAAAACCACACCCGCACCACGTTCTTTTTGAGGTCCAGTTTCTCGGCGATGGCGGCGATCTTCTCGGACGAGGGCCGGGGCTGTACGGCGAAGTAGGCCTCGAGCGAGCGCTTCTCGGGCGCGGCGATGGAAGTCCGCTTGCGCTTCTTCTCGCCACCGTTGAAGAGCTCGGGCTTGTTCATTTTCTCGCGCTGCGCGCCCTCGGCTTCCTCCAGCCACGCCTGCAGGATGGGCTTGAGCGCGATCATATTGTTGTGCGAGAGCGTGAGCGACTCGAACCTGCAGATGGTGCTCTGGCTGAGCGAGCCCACGCCCGGGATCTTGAGGTTGGCCAGCGCCGAGCCCACGTCGGCCTGCGTCACACCCAGCTTGATGCGCCGCTGCTTGAAGCGCTCGGCGAACGCCTCGAGCTCGCGCGGGTCCGTGTCCGAGTCGCAGATGGACGCCAGGCCCGCCGCGCCCACCACGGCCGCCGCCGCCGACGCCGCCGCCACCTGCccggccgccgctgccgccgccgccgccgccgccgcgcccgcgCCCCCCGGGGGCCTCCTCAGCAGCCCGGGCCTTGCCCCGGCGGCGTCCTCGGCAGGGGGCACGGCCCCATCCGCCCAGACCCACCGCCCCTTCTtgggcgccgccgccgccccccgggccgccgccgccccccgggCCGTCGTGggcgccgccgcccgccgcgccCGCGCCGCCCGCGCCGGCCATGAGCGCGAGCGAGGGCGACGAGATGTGGTCCAGCAGGTCACCGGGCTCGAGCgcctggtggtgatggtggtggtggtggtgatgcgcCAGCGGCACGGTGGACGTGGACGTGCATGGCACGCTGTTCATCGTGTGGTACGTGGCGTCCGGCTTGAACGGGTGGCTCTTGCCCTGGGACACGGCGATGTCCACCGCCGCCAGCGCCTCGGCCCGCGCCAGCAGCGTTTCGTCTAGGCTGGCGAAGAGGTTGCTCTGCAGCTGCAGGCGacacaaaccaaaccaaaaaaaaaaaaaaaaacaccaaccacaaaaccagaaaaagcaaaaacacagaaCAACCACACACAAGCCGGAAAGCACGACAAGCAAAAGGCAAACACAAAGCAAGCAAAATAATAACGACGAGGGTGGGGATAGTGGAGACCGGGAAAGACAGAATAGGGACACATTGGGGACCAGACAGGGGGTCAGATGAGAAGATACGGGAGTGTGAGGAGAGGGGCAGATGCGGAGGAGAGGGGGACACAGGAACACATTCCGGGGACGGGCGTGGGAGACggaaaaggagggggaaagaagAAGTGCAGATGTAACTCGCAGCTGGGCACCCGGGTCACGCACCCGAACACGCACAGAGAACGCCTTTCCAAGGCATGAAATTAACAGGAAAGAGTGGAGGGAAGTCGAAACTCATGGCCCCAGCGCTCCCCAGTCCGATCGCTGGCGCCCGACACCGAGGCAGAGGAGACGGGAACACGACACTAAGCGCCACCGTACAAAGCCTGCCTCGCAACGGGACTCTTCTAAAACTCCCTGCCCGCAAATCCCCGCACCGGGACCTGTACACACATCAGCACCCGACATGCAGCGTCTCGGAgacggggagggggcgggcacgCGGGCCGGGTCCGCGGGCATGGGGCGCTTACCGGCGGCGTGGGCAGGCAGGCCCGCCGGATGGCCTCGGAGCTGGAGTGCAGCGACGGGTACTTGTGCTCAGGGAGGGTGGGATGCATGGCAAAGTGAGGCTGCTTGCTGTTCATGGACATCATCTTGATGGCTTGGCATGTAAATCCACAAACACTCCGAAAGTCCGCGGGAAAGTGCGCACGCCGGCTCCCCCGGCCTCCCTTCGGAGGCTGCAGCCGCGGCGGCTGGCGGCGCGGAGGCGGCGGACGCGCCGGGGGccgctgctgcttctgctgccgccgctgccgcccGGCGCTCCTTTGACCGCGCAGACCGCCGCGCACCGGCCTCGCGATCCCACTTCTCCGAGAGCTCTAGCCCCGTGCGCCGACGGGATGCACTCCTCTTACACCTGAGCCCCAATTCTCGCGGCCGGTCCGGGAAGCTCTCGCGAGAGCTCGCGGGCCCGCCGCGCTGACAGGCATCAGCTGTCTCCGTCTATCTGACGCGCGCTCTCCCTCTCGGCGGCGCCGTGCgtctgcgcgcgcgcgcgcgctctcCCGGCCGCGACCCGCGCGTGGGAGCCGCTCTTATAGTGACCACCAGCAAGGACAGCGCAGGTGATGCACCTGTAGCTACCCGGACATGCGCGCTGCATTTCTCACCTTTCCCATCTCGGGTCTGGAAAGATCAAAAGGGCCAGCTATTGTCTGTCTGAGGGTAGGCACCTTTTAGGGGGAGAAAGACAAGATGCTCGCCAGCCCCTGGGtggtttccctccctcctccacacccTCACCCTGATCGCAAGCCCTGAATATATGCGCATTACTTAGGCACACCTCATCTCCGGGACGTCTAACAAGCTGTTATATAATGTATACAGCTGGGCATTTGTATGTTAAATTATGCCCGCGCATTCTTCTGTATGCAGTATAAATAACACAGAAATGCAGAAGGTGCTGTCTTTTGCGGCAAGAACCTGTTTCTTTCATGGTTTATAAATAGGTTCCTGGAGAATGAATAATCGCGGTGACAGACATTTGTTTGAAGCAGTCAGATGCTATTGATTTCCATATGATTTAATTTCCTCCGcatactttgttgttgttgttgttgttgtgactATAAGTGTGTCAGGCACCGACAGTGACAGCCACTTAGGAGCCACAAGGAGCGTGTGCTTTCTACTAGGGAACGGCTGGTTGTTGAAATGAAGTTGTGCATTTCTCTTATTGTTTGTCTCCTTTAACCGTGTACAAACCCACATTTCAAACGAGCTCCGGATGATCTGAGGCTTCTtgtaatcaaaaggaaaaatagttaacAGGGTGTAGCTGGGATCCTTACCTCTCTTcagcgtacacacacacacacacacacacacacacacacacacacactttatgtTGGAAACtccaggaaaaggaaatagcttCAGAGAAAAGGGAATAAGATGTTGAAGAgaactttattttccctttcatcgTTTTGGCTTGTTTGcccaccacccgccccccccccgcccccaagatacagatacacagacagatgtatagatgtgtatatatacacacacacatttttttttcaggagggAACAGAATCAAGCCAATTTATAGGAAAGCgtgattaaaatattaattcaaaccAACTTAAAAGAACGGGGCCCAAGCTCTGGTccagcctttatttattttttattattgtgaaaTCAAAACGTAAGAAGAATAAATCAATTAGCCAACCTGCTATGTGGCCCTTATGTGGCAGGCAGATCAAGGGCCTACCGGGGAACCATAGTTCAGGTGCCCGAGTCCCCAGGGACTCAGCCCTTGCCCGGGGTGATAACAGCCCAGATGTTATCACATCTGCAGCGAGAGAGCTGGAGAACGGCAAGGGGCTGCTTATGGGAGGCAGAGATCAGATAAATAATCTTTCTGGTCTCTCCCACAGCAAGGAGGTCTGTATTTCCGCCAAAGATTAGATCTCATTTCTATAAACCTAAATTTGCGTTCGCTTGGatcttttctttggataaataaacGCGTGCGTATTTAGCGGACATGCTCCCTACTCAAATTCCAAGAAGAGCCCAGAGGCGTCAccacggcttttttttttttcttttttcttcctgtcttttcttttctctctacctttccccctccccccacccccttgcagCCCGAGAGGGGAGTTAAGAAGGATGTTCACTTGCTACTGTGAGAAGGAGCCTCGTTTCCATCCATTACGCGGTCCCTTGGGAGTGCTAAGTGCAACTTTATCTCTACGGGGAATGGACCACGTGCAGGACATCGCTGGAGGGAGCGAACGAGTCCTACGGTAGTCGTCGCACCGGGTGTCCAGGCTTAACTTAATCCTTCCTGACACCCACCGCGGCGGTTCCCTGAGCTCGCCTGCGTTAGGGGGTCGGGGGTTCGGggttggagggaaggaagggcccTGCAGAGGATGAGCGCCTAGATCCTGTCTCGCCCTCCCCCCAGGGAAACGCTGGCTTTTAGGGACCCCAAAGACTGCAGGGGAAACAAACGCAAATAGCACAGTTTTGGGGCCACATGgactctgagagagagagagagagaggtgagacCCCGAGTACACGAAGCCCATCTCGGTTTACCCTCCAACACTGAGAGAGCGCCAATTGACCCAGCGGGGAGGTCCCTGGCCTGAGGTCAAGACTTCACCACCTTGTCCAGACTCCTCTCCTAGTTCACTTCTTTTTGGACAACCAGAGTCCCTGCCCAGCTTAGGGTGGGCTCAGACCTTTGCTCAGAATGTCTCACTTTCCCCCAGGGCTAGAAATAGGGCCCTGGGTACAATTCCCATCTCACTACCCCCCCTCACCCCACTAATGGATTGGAAGCCCATTTAGGGCACATCTGTGTCCACCCTGGCACTTAGGAAGGGTGCTTGTCACAGAGTGAAAATACCCCATAGAACAATACACGTGtgtaggaaggaagagaagacagaCGGCGAGGGccgggagaaaaacaaagagagttCAGCAAGCCAGGACCAATGGGGAGTTGGGGGGTAAGCAGGAAGATCACCGAAGGGGTCTCCTCTCTCCCTGAAAAGGAGATGCAGATTGGAACAGAAGGGCGTGCTGTCCCCACGCAGAGCTGTCTATCTTGATTCCAGCCAGCAATTTTTCCGAAGTCATTTATCTCATCCTTCCCTCACTTACTTTCTACCCTACCTTCCTTCCTCAAATGCTTGCTGAGCACCAGTCTGGGCCAGGGCAAGACACTGGAGATAAAATGAGGTATAAAATACAGGCATCTGCCTTCGGGCGGTGGCAGTCTATGAGAGTGGGGTAGCTACAGGTGAAGGGGGTGTTTTTATGGTACAGGTGTGACAGGTGCGATGAGAGGGAATTGTATAGAAATaccgggtggggtgggggatggtgcTTGGAGAATTATCCTGTCACATCCCTGCTGGGCCTCAGCCCCAGGCTAGAGAGTGGGACACGGTGGTAGATCTGCTGGTACTTCCTTGGACCTTATCAAGCCTTTCCCTACTCTCCCCAGGGCAGTGAAAGGGAAGGGTGGTGGACTGGGGCTCAGTCCATCAATGTCACTGCTTTGTTTTCCGGGTTTGGCAAGTGCAGTACCTAGATGGCCCCTGCCAGAGCTAGTGATGCCCACATGGGGTCTGAGCCTTGGCGTAGAATCCTGGGCAGGttgggggttgtttttttctttttttcttccttcctgtttaaTGACCAACACAGATTCCCTCCTCACACGATCTCATAGCTTTGCATTTTATCAAGAGGGAGATAATGAATGCACAGCTATTGATTTCCAAGGAATTTCCGCCCCCAGGGATAGGGAGTCTATCATCTGGATCAGAAACACATTTCTTtccctcattaattaattttctcctCCTTCGTTGGCAGGCCCCACTTCACATTTCCTTTCGCAGCGCCTCTTTCCCGGGCTTAGGGAGCAGACGTTGGAAGGCTGGAGTGAAGACCCGCGGGAGAGGCGCAGCGCAAGGGCGGGACCGGCTGGGGGTGACTGCTGCTCGCCTTTAAGCACCCCGCCCCCTCCACAGCTGCCACTGGCTGGGCAGCCTTTCTTCTTCCGAAGCGGCGCGGGCAAAGTTAGCTCTGGACTCAGCAGCCCCTACCTGCacgcctccctctccccagccccacctctgggcTTGAACCCGATTTATTTATCCGCATTCGGGGacgccggggggcgggggagggggggagcggTGGTCCTGAGGAATGTGCACTGAAGTGAGTGGAGATTGTGCGCGTACAGGAGAAGGGGATCGGGCCTCACGTTCTTGCCCAAACGCGGGGATCTGGAACAACATGCAAACCCGGGCGGCCCAAGACGGAGCTCTGCTCCTCGCAGATGCGCGCCGCCACGTTTCCTCCCGGCTGCCGCCCAGAAACTCGGCCCGTTCACCGCGCAGCCAGCGCCCTGCGCAGGGAAAGTCGTCAGAGCCTAGAGTCGGCCGGCTTCCGAGGCCGCTTGGGTTGTTTCAAGCGGTGGGAATGAACTGGCCAGCAGAGGACTAAGAGGCCTAGAAttgggaggggggcgggggaagtGTCGGTTCTCGGAAGAGGGGCGGCACTTGGGAGGTCCGGCTCCCTTCCGCTCAGACACCCTCTGTCCGAAGGGTGGGACAGAGGAGGGACTAGTGCCCTGCTTTCGCTTCCCCTCCTGGCGGCCTTGCCAGCGTCAAACCTGGGCAGCTTTGCTCCTGGGTCTCTCTAAGCACTGACCCTTGCGCATTTCGGCCCCGTCCCTCCCGCGGTGTGGGCACTGGGCTCCTCGCCCGCCCAGCCCGCAAGGCCGTCCTGGGAGGTCGCCCTGCCCTGTGCCACCGCTCAGCCCAAGGCGCGAGTTCACAGCCGCGCTCTCGTTGGCGAGAGCTGGGAGATTTCCCACAGGCCACTGTCCTTCCTTTCTACCCCGCTCTGCCCGCACCCGCGGCCGCTTGGCTCCCTCGGTCCCAAAGGCCGGGGTGGGTGAGTTATTGAGGCCGGTGGTGATCAGCTCCTGTGAGGCTCCCAGCTGGGACCTGCGGAGGAGGTTCTCGAGTACGCCGCTGGAAAACCCAGTGTTTTCGTTCTTCTGGCCGTTTAATTCAAATGCCACTTCCGTTGGGAACATTTTCCTGGATGTCGAGCACGCCACTCCGAGATGTCCCTGATACACACACTTGGGATCCGAATGATGCGGCAGTAAAGTTCACTGCCGGTCATTATCTCTCTTGGTGTTACATCTGTAGAGAtctaggtgtgtatatatatatagttttttaacatttatttttatttatatatatttatagataatatatataatatattatatatatataatatattatatatattatctataaatatatataaataaaaataaatgttaaaaaactatatatatatacacacctagaTCTCTACAGATGTAACACCAAGAGAGATAATGACCGGCAGTGAACTTTACTGCCGCATCATTCGGATCCCAAGTGTGTGTATCAGGGAATATAAAATCTCCACCCTAACCCTTCGGTGGACTTAAACACACCTACCTTGTGAAAGCCCTAGGGATGATGTAGGACTACGTCTC
This Physeter macrocephalus isolate SW-GA chromosome 13, ASM283717v5, whole genome shotgun sequence DNA region includes the following protein-coding sequences:
- the POU4F1 gene encoding POU domain, class 4, transcription factor 1, which gives rise to MMSMNSKQPHFAMHPTLPEHKYPSLHSSSEAIRRACLPTPPLQSNLFASLDETLLARAEALAAVDIAVSQGKSHPFKPDATYHTMNSVPCTSTSTVPLAHHHHHHHHHQALEPGDLLDHISSPSLALMAGAGGAGADAAGARPGLLRRPPGGAGAAAAAAAAAAAGQVAAASAAAAVVGAAGLASICDSDTDPRELEAFAERFKQRRIKLGVTQADVGSALANLKIPGVGSLSQSTICRFESLTLSHNNMIALKPILQAWLEEAEGAQREKMNKPELFNGGEKKRKRTSIAAPEKRSLEAYFAVQPRPSSEKIAAIAEKLDLKKNVVRVWFCNQRQKQKRMKFSATY